GCAGTGTAGGCGCAGCCATTCAACTGGGGCGAGCGCGGCAATCCTGTTGCGAGCGAAGCGAATCAATCTCGTGTTAAGGCTATTACCTCTTTTTTTGTGGCTTAAGCCACATTTCAAAGAAGCGGCTGGAGCCGCAAGAACAAGACGTCCCCAGGCTGGAGCCTGGGAACGAGTGGTGTAAGTTACTCACAGGTTCGGTCCCGGGCGCGCTCGGATGAAGCGCTTAAAAAAAGCTGTTACCAAAAATCAGAATAACCAGGATTCCTTCTTTATTCTGTTTATTGTGGGCAGGTCCGGTACAAAAGGGTTGGCTGGTGGTGAACCTGGCTTAAGTGGTTTAATTTTCAAGGGTATGCCGCCAATTCTTTGATTATAGGCTGTAATCATCAAATGCTCTAAGCTCAGCACATCCTGAATATTATAGGCAAGAAGTGTTTCCAGAGACTTTTCCTTGCGCTTTTTCTTGTAATCATACCATAAAAGTACGGCAAAATATCCATCCACATCTTCAAGACATCCTGTCCGGCCTATGCCCAGCTGCTGCTCACAGGACTTGAGACCGCCGGAATAGCCAAGCCCCTTCAGGATATACCTTAAGTCAAGATGAGCGTGCTCAATACTTATTCCCAGATATTTCTCAATGAACGGAACATCAAATGTCTTACCGTTATAGGTCACAATGACCTTGTATTCCATAATATCATGCCTGAATTCATCCAGGTTTTTACCGTTGATGTAGTGCTTGATTTCTTTGCCGTCATACAGGGCAATGGTGGTGATAATATCGCCATAACCGCCAATGCCGGTGGTTTCTATGTCAATATACGCTGTTGAGTCCTGGTACTCCCGAAACAGCCGCCACTGCTCTTTAGTTGGCAGATTGTCGCAGAAATATCTTGCCTCGCCGCTTTGCATTTTATTTATGGACATCTGAATATGCTTGCCAACTGTCTGCTGCCGGGCAGGCTTTAAAAATGCAGGAGGAGACTGGATGAATTCCTCCATGGTTTTGATGCCGGATGTCCAGAATTTTCTCTCAGTGGCCAGGCCAATGGTGGGAATATGTACAAAACTATGATTAAGCATTGGTTATCCTTGTATTTAATGCGGCCATTGCCTGCAACCTACATGAAATTCAGTGCAGAGGGTTGTCTGTTTCAAAAAAATAACTCAACCAACCCCAAGTCTCTCAGCCACATCCTCATACCCGGGATCAAGGACAAACAATTTTTCCAGATCCTGACGACACCTGGTTTTATTGCCCATTTCCTCATAAACTAAAGCACGCTCATACTGAAGAGCCATGAGAATCTCCTGGCTGCGATCCTTTTTCTTTCGCAAAGCAGCTGTAAGTGTATCTCTAACCGGCACAAGCATTTTCAGGCCCTTAAGGGCTCTGGCCTTGTAAAGCATAAGGGCTGCATGGGCTGAGGAATCATTTCTTACGTCTGCAGTCATTTGAACAATATCTTTGAGAACCATGGGGTCATCAGGTGAAACTTCCAGAAGCAGTTCTGTTAAAGAGACCTTAATTACCAC
This genomic stretch from Desulfonatronovibrio magnus harbors:
- a CDS encoding ribonuclease H-like domain-containing protein, whose product is MLNHSFVHIPTIGLATERKFWTSGIKTMEEFIQSPPAFLKPARQQTVGKHIQMSINKMQSGEARYFCDNLPTKEQWRLFREYQDSTAYIDIETTGIGGYGDIITTIALYDGKEIKHYINGKNLDEFRHDIMEYKVIVTYNGKTFDVPFIEKYLGISIEHAHLDLRYILKGLGYSGGLKSCEQQLGIGRTGCLEDVDGYFAVLLWYDYKKKRKEKSLETLLAYNIQDVLSLEHLMITAYNQRIGGIPLKIKPLKPGSPPANPFVPDLPTINRIKKESWLF